One genomic region from Augochlora pura isolate Apur16 chromosome 7, APUR_v2.2.1, whole genome shotgun sequence encodes:
- the Mrpl15 gene encoding mitochondrial ribosomal protein L15, whose protein sequence is MTGKHGNDLALSLMRTLPRLFLGNIRFNPGSKKQSKRGRGQHGGDKHGAGNKGSGQRQNYMRLGYETGNTPFYLRFGYEPYYKGHHLRREYPPLSLKALQLFIDLNRIDTSKPVDLVSLINTGVYNIKMEHKHAGVHLTDEGADDFKAKINIEVQWASEPVIAAVERNGGTITTAYYDNHSLFALCNPEQFFKKGEPIPRRFLPPTDCLEYYSSAVTRGYLANPEEISKERLILSQKYGYALPKIENDPQYEMLVQRKDPRQLFYGLAPGWVISLKDKAILKPTAEYLKEYYLS, encoded by the exons ATGACTGGGAAACATGGAAATGATCTGGCATTATCGTTAATGCGAACATTGCCAAGACTTTTCCTGGGTAATATTCGATTCAATCCCGGCTCAAAGAAACAa tcgAAGCGTGGTCGAGGGCAACACGGAGGTGATAAACATGGAGCAGGTAACAAAGGTTCTGGTCAGCGACAAAATTACATGCGTCTTGGATACGAGACTGGAAATACCCCATTTTATCTCAGATTTGGTTATGAACCTTACTATAAAGGACATCA TTTAAGGAGAGAGTATCCACCTTTGTCTTTAAAGGCTCTGCAGTTATTTATTGATCTAAATAGAATAGATACGTCTAAACCTGTAGATTTAGTATCTTTGATTAACACAGGAGTTTATAACATCAAAATGGAGCATAAACACGCGGGCGTTCACCTTACAGATGag GGAGCCGATGATTTCaaagctaaaataaatattgaagttCAATGGGCCAGCGAACCTGTAATTGCTGCTGTCGAAAGAAACGGTGGTACCATAACTACAGCATATTACGACAACCATTCTTTATTCGCTTTGTGTAATccggaacaattttttaagaaag GTGAACCAATACCACGGAGATTTTTGCCACCGACAGACTGTTTGGAATACTATTCGAGCGCTGTTACAAGAGGATATTTGGCAAATCCTGAAGAGATTTCCAAAGAACGGTTAATTTTATCGCAAAAATATGGTTACGCCCTTCCAAAAATTGAGAACGATCCACAATACGAGATGCTCGTACAGCGCAAAGACCCGAGGCAGTTGTTCTATGGTCTTGCACCCGGTTGGGTTATCAGTCTTAAGGATAAAGCAATTCTTAAACCCACGGCTGAATATCTTAAAGAGTACTATTTAAGTTGA
- the LOC144473237 gene encoding uncharacterized protein LOC144473237 has translation MAHNENNKNEESVEIIKGNDGNEDSEKILIIDPDSAELDFNHSRLTKLENLEPLSKIRKLCFTWNLIKKIENLDTLTTLVELELRDNQIVVIENLSALVNLELLDLSFNRIKKIEGLDNLLNLQKLYLSSNKIQCIENLSHLKKLGTLELGDNKIREISNLDGLENLLSLFLGKNKITKIENLDRLVNLHLLSLQSNRIVKIENLEELRKLDQLYISENGITTIEGLENCQKLTTLDLANNKITKIQNIEHLVDLEEFWINNNEIDDWATIKNLTANKSLQTVYLEHNPIAADLNYRTKIKLLLPWLVQLDATLCR, from the exons ATGGCACACAATG aaaataataagaatgagGAATCGGTCGAGATTATAAAGGGAAATGACGGAAACGAAGATTCGGAGAAGATCCTTATCATAGATCCAGATAGTGCT gaATTAGATTTTAATCATTCGAGATTAACGAAATTAGAGAATTTGGAGCCATTATCGAAAATACGTAAACTGTGTTTTAcatggaatttaattaaaaagatcgaAAATCTGGATACTCTTACAACATTGGTTGAACTAGAATTGAGAGATAATCAGATTGTTGTCATAGAGAACCTGAGTGCCCTGGTTAATCTAGA GCTTCTAGATCTATCTTTtaatcgtattaaaaaaattgaaggattggataatttgttgaacttacaaaaattgtacttgtcgtcgaataaaattcagtgTATAGAAAATTTGTCGCATCTAAAGAAATTGGGAACTCTGGAGCTGGGCGACAACAAAATACGAGAAATCAGCAATTTAGATGGtctcgaaaatttattaagcTTATTCcttggtaaaaataaaataacaaagatCGAGAACCTAGATCGTTTAGTGAATCTTCATTTATTAAGTTTGCAAAGTAATCGCATCGTAAAAATCGAGAACTTGGAAGAACTGAGAAAGCTAgatcaattatatatatccGAAAATGGTATAACTACCATAGAAGGACtggaaaattgtcaaaaactGACTACTTTAGACttagcaaataataaaataacaaagattCAAAATATCGAACATTTAGTGGACTTGGAGGAGTTTTGG ataaataacaatgaaatcgATGATTGGGCaaccataaaaaatttaacagcCAATAAAAGCTTGCAGACCGTTTATTTGGAACATAACCCTATCGCTGCGGATCTAAATTAcagaacgaaaataaaattattgctgCCGTGGCTCGTCCAACTAGATGCAACGCTTTGCAGATAA
- the LOC144473123 gene encoding replication protein A 14 kDa subunit, with protein MLKRVDGRHLSQFVGEEVILMGTVEKKSSNGTNIEIRTTDGVQVNVTLSKPVDENAEGYIEVHGILHSKSTMECKSYILVPPGVTDKFDTNQYNELLTMLNVLGQNDWWVVEQDLEDTESTNI; from the exons ATGTTGAAACGCGTTGACGGTCGGCATTTATCTCAATTTGTTGGAGAGGAAGTAATATTGATGGGAACTGTAGAAAAA AAATCCTCGAACGGtacaaatatagaaataagGACGACCGATGGTGTACAAGTTAATGTAACATTGTCAAAACCTGTCGATGAGAATGCAGAAGGATATATAGAAGTACATGGTATATTACATTCGAAATCTACAATGGAATGTAAAAGTTATATATTAGTACCACCTGGTGTAACAGATAAATTTG ATACCAATCAATACAACGAACTTCTGACTATGTTAAACGTGTTGGGACAAAACGACTGGTGGGTGGTGGAACAGGACCTAGAGGACACAGAGAGCACAAACATATAA
- the E(r) gene encoding enhancer of rudimentary: MSHTILLVQPGNRPETRTYSDYESVNECMEGVCKIYEEHLKKRNPNTPTITYDISQLFDFIDELTDLSCLVYKKSTNTYSPYNKDWIKEKIYVLLRRAAGHSE; this comes from the exons ATG TCTCATACAATATTGCTTGTTCAACCAGGCAATAGACCTGAAACACGGACATATTCTGATTATGAAAGTGTTAATGAATGCATGGAag ggGTGTGCAAGATTTATGAGGAGCATTTAAAGAAGCGGAACCCAAATACTCCAACTATCACGTACGACATCAgtcaattatttgattttattgacGAACTGACAGATCTGTCATGTCTCGTCTATAAAAAATCGACAAATACATATTCTCCGTACAACAAAGATTGGATTAAAGAAAAGATATATGTTTTACTACGCAGAGCTGCAGGACATAGCGAGTAA
- the LOC144472793 gene encoding phospholipase DDHD1 isoform X2, whose product MDTTMSNSRNEVDPFSETPLELQQFEAVEVTSEQNPMVEREDTANVLTYAEPLTSMQIRWFYRDGVDKRWVEFCGYDSLRIENAWQNYQDLLNKNNDTLNNLPHIEKIVVKGGMYDVEIDKMKCVSIYCPGEEWEIMRGTWYYDGTWIPLESGQSKVIEEVHLNLFQKQLSSQSTSASDVPHPYKILHTEHFPEFHVDWHSIDDVVLHSEYRHSKLMRSVTSKLGFAKTTGYQLRRGYKVAAVMEDKPNDIDHIVFVVHGIGQKRDTGKIIRNTTSFRDCVDWLKQKYFPSSNYRVEFFPVEWRSSLKLDGDIVEAITPYSVLSIRHLLNSSAMDILYYTSPLYGGEVRAGLQKELNRLYFMFASRHPGWKGKVSILAHSLGCVIVYDIVTGWMGPDTRPPSPETQEVLLQRLQFPIENLFCLGSPLSVFLALRTRSPSNRTDVMPQGLCKRFYNIFHWSDPVAYRMEPLLERGYSKIEPVLIPSYGGVEGQQMEQSPPSISGADQAFSPTETDERDESPDMSNRAADKGWSLWGLVRAGWNAKEDASTPIQPGQELAQRLDYVLRASLGRNYLYTVAAHTTYWSNYDVAYFVLTRLFPTLES is encoded by the exons CTGTCGAAGTTACCTCGGAACAAAATCCGATGGTTGAAAGAGAAGACACGGCGAATGTTTTAACGTATGCAGAACCATTGACATCGATGCAAATACGCTGGTTTTATAGAGACGGTGTGGACAAAAGATGGGTAGAATTTTGTGGATACGACAGTTTAAGAATCGAAAATGCTTGGCAAAATTACCAAGatttacttaataaaaataatgacacaTTGAATAATTTACCTCATATAGAAAAGATTGTAGTTAAAGGAGGCATGTACGATGtggaaattgataaaatgaaatgtgtTTCTATATATTGTCCAg GGGAAGAATGGGAAATTATGAGAGGCACTTGGTATTACGATGGTACCTGGATACCCTTAGAATCAGGACAGTCCAAAGTCATAGAAGAAGTTCATCTAAATCTTTTTCAAAAGCAGCTTTCAAGTCAATCTACTTCAGCATCTGATGTACCGCATCCTTACAAAA tatTACACACAGAACATTTTCCTGAATTTCATGTCGATTGGCATAGTATAGATGATGTTGTATTACATAGCGAATATAGACATAGCAAATTAATGCGTAGCGTCACATCAAAGCTGGGATTTGCAAAaa CAACAGGCTATCAGTTACGCAGAGGTTACAAAGTTGCTGCAGTAATGGAGGATAAACCTAACGATATAGATCATATAGTGTTCGTAGTGCATGGAATTGGTCAAAAGAGGGATacaggaaaaattattcgtaataCAACATC ATTCAGAGACTGCGTGGACTggttgaaacaaaaatattttcccagTTCTAATTATAGAGTTGAATTTTTTCCCGTTGAATGGCGATCCTCTTTAAAGCTTGACGGag ATATTGTAGAAGCTATTACACCCTATAGTGTACTAAGCATACGACATTTGTTAAATTCATCAGCAATggatatactttattatactagTCCTCTATATGGTGGCGAAGTAAGAGCGGGTTTACAAAAAGAATTGAACAggctatattttatgtttgctAGTCGACATCCAGGTTGGAAAGGCAAAGTTTCAATCTTAGCACATTCCTTAGGATGTGTAATTGTTTATGATATTGTCACAGGCTGGATGGGTCCAGATACAAGACCGCCATCCCCAGAAACACAAGAAGTGCTATTGCAACGATTACAATTTcca attgaaaatttattttgtttgggTTCACCGTTGTCTGTGTTCCTTGCGTTAAGGACTCGTTCTCCATCCAATAGAACTGATGTGATGCCACAAGGTTTATGTAAaagattttacaatatatttcattggTCTGATCCTGTAGCTTATAGAATGGAACCACTCTTAGAGAGAGGCTATAGCAAGATCGAACCAGTTCTTATTCCATCTTATGGAGGAGTCGAAGGTCAACAGATGGAACAATCGCCTCCGTCGATAAGTGGTGCTGATCAGGCTTTCTCCCCCACAG AAACAGATGAAAGAGACGAGAGTCCGGACATGTCTAATCGTGCTGCAGACAAAGGTTGGAGTCTTTGGGGTTTAGTAAGAGCAGGTTGGAATGCTAAGGAAGATGCGTCTACTCCAATTCAACCAGGTCAAG aATTAGCACAACGGTTAGATTATGTACTTCGAGCAAGTTTGGGACGAAATTATCTATACACAGTTGCAGCACATACAACATATTGGAGTAACTATGATGTAGCTTATTTTGTGTTAACGAGACTCTTTCCAACATTAGAATCGTGA
- the LOC144472793 gene encoding phospholipase DDHD1 isoform X3, giving the protein MSNSRNEVDPFSETPLELQQFEAVEVTSEQNPMVEREDTANVLTYAEPLTSMQIRWFYRDGVDKRWVEFCGYDSLRIENAWQNYQDLLNKNNDTLNNLPHIEKIVVKGGMYDVEIDKMKCVSIYCPGEEWEIMRGTWYYDGTWIPLESGQSKVIEEVHLNLFQKQLSSQSTSASDVPHPYKILHTEHFPEFHVDWHSIDDVVLHSEYRHSKLMRSVTSKLGFAKTTGYQLRRGYKVAAVMEDKPNDIDHIVFVVHGIGQKRDTGKIIRNTTSFRDCVDWLKQKYFPSSNYRVEFFPVEWRSSLKLDGDIVEAITPYSVLSIRHLLNSSAMDILYYTSPLYGGEVRAGLQKELNRLYFMFASRHPGWKGKVSILAHSLGCVIVYDIVTGWMGPDTRPPSPETQEVLLQRLQFPIENLFCLGSPLSVFLALRTRSPSNRTDVMPQGLCKRFYNIFHWSDPVAYRMEPLLERGYSKIEPVLIPSYGGVEGQQMEQSPPSISGADQAFSPTETDERDESPDMSNRAADKGWSLWGLVRAGWNAKEDASTPIQPGQELAQRLDYVLRASLGRNYLYTVAAHTTYWSNYDVAYFVLTRLFPTLES; this is encoded by the exons CTGTCGAAGTTACCTCGGAACAAAATCCGATGGTTGAAAGAGAAGACACGGCGAATGTTTTAACGTATGCAGAACCATTGACATCGATGCAAATACGCTGGTTTTATAGAGACGGTGTGGACAAAAGATGGGTAGAATTTTGTGGATACGACAGTTTAAGAATCGAAAATGCTTGGCAAAATTACCAAGatttacttaataaaaataatgacacaTTGAATAATTTACCTCATATAGAAAAGATTGTAGTTAAAGGAGGCATGTACGATGtggaaattgataaaatgaaatgtgtTTCTATATATTGTCCAg GGGAAGAATGGGAAATTATGAGAGGCACTTGGTATTACGATGGTACCTGGATACCCTTAGAATCAGGACAGTCCAAAGTCATAGAAGAAGTTCATCTAAATCTTTTTCAAAAGCAGCTTTCAAGTCAATCTACTTCAGCATCTGATGTACCGCATCCTTACAAAA tatTACACACAGAACATTTTCCTGAATTTCATGTCGATTGGCATAGTATAGATGATGTTGTATTACATAGCGAATATAGACATAGCAAATTAATGCGTAGCGTCACATCAAAGCTGGGATTTGCAAAaa CAACAGGCTATCAGTTACGCAGAGGTTACAAAGTTGCTGCAGTAATGGAGGATAAACCTAACGATATAGATCATATAGTGTTCGTAGTGCATGGAATTGGTCAAAAGAGGGATacaggaaaaattattcgtaataCAACATC ATTCAGAGACTGCGTGGACTggttgaaacaaaaatattttcccagTTCTAATTATAGAGTTGAATTTTTTCCCGTTGAATGGCGATCCTCTTTAAAGCTTGACGGag ATATTGTAGAAGCTATTACACCCTATAGTGTACTAAGCATACGACATTTGTTAAATTCATCAGCAATggatatactttattatactagTCCTCTATATGGTGGCGAAGTAAGAGCGGGTTTACAAAAAGAATTGAACAggctatattttatgtttgctAGTCGACATCCAGGTTGGAAAGGCAAAGTTTCAATCTTAGCACATTCCTTAGGATGTGTAATTGTTTATGATATTGTCACAGGCTGGATGGGTCCAGATACAAGACCGCCATCCCCAGAAACACAAGAAGTGCTATTGCAACGATTACAATTTcca attgaaaatttattttgtttgggTTCACCGTTGTCTGTGTTCCTTGCGTTAAGGACTCGTTCTCCATCCAATAGAACTGATGTGATGCCACAAGGTTTATGTAAaagattttacaatatatttcattggTCTGATCCTGTAGCTTATAGAATGGAACCACTCTTAGAGAGAGGCTATAGCAAGATCGAACCAGTTCTTATTCCATCTTATGGAGGAGTCGAAGGTCAACAGATGGAACAATCGCCTCCGTCGATAAGTGGTGCTGATCAGGCTTTCTCCCCCACAG AAACAGATGAAAGAGACGAGAGTCCGGACATGTCTAATCGTGCTGCAGACAAAGGTTGGAGTCTTTGGGGTTTAGTAAGAGCAGGTTGGAATGCTAAGGAAGATGCGTCTACTCCAATTCAACCAGGTCAAG aATTAGCACAACGGTTAGATTATGTACTTCGAGCAAGTTTGGGACGAAATTATCTATACACAGTTGCAGCACATACAACATATTGGAGTAACTATGATGTAGCTTATTTTGTGTTAACGAGACTCTTTCCAACATTAGAATCGTGA
- the LOC144472793 gene encoding phospholipase DDHD1 isoform X1, with protein MDTTMSNSRNEVDPFSETPLELQQFEEAVEVTSEQNPMVEREDTANVLTYAEPLTSMQIRWFYRDGVDKRWVEFCGYDSLRIENAWQNYQDLLNKNNDTLNNLPHIEKIVVKGGMYDVEIDKMKCVSIYCPGEEWEIMRGTWYYDGTWIPLESGQSKVIEEVHLNLFQKQLSSQSTSASDVPHPYKILHTEHFPEFHVDWHSIDDVVLHSEYRHSKLMRSVTSKLGFAKTTGYQLRRGYKVAAVMEDKPNDIDHIVFVVHGIGQKRDTGKIIRNTTSFRDCVDWLKQKYFPSSNYRVEFFPVEWRSSLKLDGDIVEAITPYSVLSIRHLLNSSAMDILYYTSPLYGGEVRAGLQKELNRLYFMFASRHPGWKGKVSILAHSLGCVIVYDIVTGWMGPDTRPPSPETQEVLLQRLQFPIENLFCLGSPLSVFLALRTRSPSNRTDVMPQGLCKRFYNIFHWSDPVAYRMEPLLERGYSKIEPVLIPSYGGVEGQQMEQSPPSISGADQAFSPTETDERDESPDMSNRAADKGWSLWGLVRAGWNAKEDASTPIQPGQELAQRLDYVLRASLGRNYLYTVAAHTTYWSNYDVAYFVLTRLFPTLES; from the exons aAGCTGTCGAAGTTACCTCGGAACAAAATCCGATGGTTGAAAGAGAAGACACGGCGAATGTTTTAACGTATGCAGAACCATTGACATCGATGCAAATACGCTGGTTTTATAGAGACGGTGTGGACAAAAGATGGGTAGAATTTTGTGGATACGACAGTTTAAGAATCGAAAATGCTTGGCAAAATTACCAAGatttacttaataaaaataatgacacaTTGAATAATTTACCTCATATAGAAAAGATTGTAGTTAAAGGAGGCATGTACGATGtggaaattgataaaatgaaatgtgtTTCTATATATTGTCCAg GGGAAGAATGGGAAATTATGAGAGGCACTTGGTATTACGATGGTACCTGGATACCCTTAGAATCAGGACAGTCCAAAGTCATAGAAGAAGTTCATCTAAATCTTTTTCAAAAGCAGCTTTCAAGTCAATCTACTTCAGCATCTGATGTACCGCATCCTTACAAAA tatTACACACAGAACATTTTCCTGAATTTCATGTCGATTGGCATAGTATAGATGATGTTGTATTACATAGCGAATATAGACATAGCAAATTAATGCGTAGCGTCACATCAAAGCTGGGATTTGCAAAaa CAACAGGCTATCAGTTACGCAGAGGTTACAAAGTTGCTGCAGTAATGGAGGATAAACCTAACGATATAGATCATATAGTGTTCGTAGTGCATGGAATTGGTCAAAAGAGGGATacaggaaaaattattcgtaataCAACATC ATTCAGAGACTGCGTGGACTggttgaaacaaaaatattttcccagTTCTAATTATAGAGTTGAATTTTTTCCCGTTGAATGGCGATCCTCTTTAAAGCTTGACGGag ATATTGTAGAAGCTATTACACCCTATAGTGTACTAAGCATACGACATTTGTTAAATTCATCAGCAATggatatactttattatactagTCCTCTATATGGTGGCGAAGTAAGAGCGGGTTTACAAAAAGAATTGAACAggctatattttatgtttgctAGTCGACATCCAGGTTGGAAAGGCAAAGTTTCAATCTTAGCACATTCCTTAGGATGTGTAATTGTTTATGATATTGTCACAGGCTGGATGGGTCCAGATACAAGACCGCCATCCCCAGAAACACAAGAAGTGCTATTGCAACGATTACAATTTcca attgaaaatttattttgtttgggTTCACCGTTGTCTGTGTTCCTTGCGTTAAGGACTCGTTCTCCATCCAATAGAACTGATGTGATGCCACAAGGTTTATGTAAaagattttacaatatatttcattggTCTGATCCTGTAGCTTATAGAATGGAACCACTCTTAGAGAGAGGCTATAGCAAGATCGAACCAGTTCTTATTCCATCTTATGGAGGAGTCGAAGGTCAACAGATGGAACAATCGCCTCCGTCGATAAGTGGTGCTGATCAGGCTTTCTCCCCCACAG AAACAGATGAAAGAGACGAGAGTCCGGACATGTCTAATCGTGCTGCAGACAAAGGTTGGAGTCTTTGGGGTTTAGTAAGAGCAGGTTGGAATGCTAAGGAAGATGCGTCTACTCCAATTCAACCAGGTCAAG aATTAGCACAACGGTTAGATTATGTACTTCGAGCAAGTTTGGGACGAAATTATCTATACACAGTTGCAGCACATACAACATATTGGAGTAACTATGATGTAGCTTATTTTGTGTTAACGAGACTCTTTCCAACATTAGAATCGTGA